The Streptomyces sp. NBC_00670 genome window below encodes:
- a CDS encoding MFS transporter: MGAGAKAGTAGPGYKWIALSNTTLGVLIATMDASIVIISLPAIFRGIGLDPLAPGNIGYLLWMILGYLLVSAVLVVVLGRLGDMFGRVRIYNLGFLIFACASVALSLDPFRAGAGALWLILWRMVQAFGGSMLTANSAAILTDAFPSRQRGMALGINQITALAGQFLGLLAGGLLAAVDWRAVFWVSVPVSITGTVWSYLSLREITTGRPGRVDWFGNVTFAAGAGILLAGITYGIQPYGSDATGWGNPWVLAGLFGGVFLLLVFCVVESRVAEPMFKLSLFKVRAFAAGNLAALLTAIARGGLQFMLIIWLQGIWLPLHGYEFEDTPLWAGIFMLPLTVGFLIAGPVSGFLSDRFGARLFSTTGLVLVAASFLGLLALPVDFDYPLFAALLLLSGIGQGMFSSPNTSSIMGSVPPEYRGVASGMRSTFQNSGTALSIGVFFSLMISGLASSLPAALNSGLQAHGVPAGTAEQAASLPPVSTLFATFLGNNPIAHLLASGDTLDRLTTAQRDVLTGHSFFPQLVSGPFHHGLTIVFGVAAGMALVAAGASALRGRHHPGPRSESPVTDDPVTDDPVTDDGRRPARERR; the protein is encoded by the coding sequence ATGGGAGCAGGAGCGAAGGCAGGAACGGCGGGCCCCGGCTACAAGTGGATCGCGCTGTCCAACACCACACTCGGCGTGCTGATCGCCACGATGGACGCCTCCATCGTGATCATCTCGCTGCCCGCCATCTTCCGGGGGATCGGTCTCGACCCGCTCGCCCCCGGCAACATCGGCTATCTGCTGTGGATGATCCTCGGCTATCTGCTGGTCTCGGCCGTCCTCGTGGTCGTCCTCGGCCGGCTCGGCGACATGTTCGGCCGGGTGCGCATCTACAACCTGGGCTTCCTCATCTTCGCCTGCGCCTCCGTCGCGCTCTCCCTCGACCCGTTCCGCGCCGGCGCCGGCGCGCTGTGGCTGATCCTGTGGCGGATGGTGCAGGCCTTCGGCGGTTCCATGCTCACCGCCAACTCCGCGGCCATCCTCACCGACGCCTTTCCCTCCCGGCAGCGGGGCATGGCCCTCGGCATCAACCAGATCACCGCCCTCGCCGGACAGTTCCTCGGTCTGCTCGCCGGCGGCCTCCTCGCGGCCGTGGACTGGCGCGCGGTGTTCTGGGTGAGCGTTCCGGTGAGCATCACCGGCACCGTCTGGTCGTATCTGAGCCTGCGAGAGATCACCACCGGCCGCCCCGGCCGCGTCGACTGGTTCGGCAACGTCACCTTCGCGGCCGGCGCCGGCATCCTGCTCGCCGGCATCACCTACGGCATCCAGCCCTACGGCTCCGACGCCACCGGCTGGGGCAACCCCTGGGTCCTCGCCGGACTGTTCGGCGGGGTGTTCCTGCTGCTCGTCTTCTGCGTCGTCGAGAGCCGCGTCGCCGAACCCATGTTCAAGCTGTCCCTGTTCAAGGTGCGGGCGTTCGCCGCGGGCAACCTCGCCGCACTGCTCACCGCGATCGCCCGCGGAGGGCTGCAGTTCATGCTCATCATCTGGCTGCAGGGCATCTGGCTGCCGCTGCACGGCTACGAGTTCGAGGACACCCCGCTGTGGGCGGGCATCTTCATGCTGCCGCTGACCGTCGGCTTCCTGATCGCGGGCCCGGTCTCGGGCTTCCTCTCCGACCGGTTCGGCGCCCGGCTGTTCTCCACCACCGGACTGGTGCTGGTCGCCGCCTCCTTCCTCGGACTGCTCGCGCTCCCCGTCGACTTCGACTACCCGCTCTTCGCCGCGCTGCTGCTGCTCAGCGGCATCGGCCAGGGCATGTTCTCCTCGCCCAACACCTCCTCGATCATGGGCAGCGTCCCGCCGGAGTACCGGGGCGTGGCCTCCGGGATGCGCTCCACCTTCCAGAACTCGGGCACCGCCCTGTCCATCGGCGTGTTCTTCTCCCTGATGATCTCCGGGCTCGCCTCCTCCCTGCCCGCCGCGCTGAACAGCGGCCTCCAGGCGCACGGCGTACCGGCCGGCACCGCCGAACAGGCCGCGTCACTCCCGCCGGTGAGCACCCTGTTCGCGACGTTCCTCGGCAACAACCCCATCGCCCATCTGCTCGCCTCCGGTGACACGCTCGACCGGCTCACCACCGCCCAGCGTGACGTCCTCACCGGGCACAGCTTCTTCCCGCAGCTGGTCTCGGGACCGTTCCACCACGGGCTCACCATCGTGTTCGGCGTGGCCGCGGGCATGGCCCTGGTGGCCGCCGGCGCGTCCGCCCTGCGCGGCCGCCACCACCCGGGTCCGCGAAGCGAGTCCCCCGTCACCGACGACCCGGTCACCGACGACCCGGTCACCGACGACGGCCGGCGCCCCGCGCGCGAGCGCCGGTGA
- a CDS encoding cysteine hydrolase family protein, producing MTTLSGRPHTALLVIDVQNDVMAGAHDRDGVVANIAALVDRARAEDVPVVWVQHSDEGLVRDSEGWRYVPELVRRESEPVVHKKYGDSFEDTELEEVLAGRGVGRVVVTGAQTDMCVRSTLHGAFVRGYDVTLVGDAHTTEDLTAHGAPAPEQVIAHTNLYWGFHNGPGRRAETVGTKEVTFTAAAPAGTEG from the coding sequence ATGACGACCTTGTCCGGCCGGCCGCACACCGCGCTGCTCGTGATCGACGTGCAGAACGACGTGATGGCGGGCGCCCACGACCGCGACGGTGTCGTCGCCAACATCGCCGCCCTGGTGGACCGGGCCCGCGCCGAGGACGTGCCCGTGGTGTGGGTGCAGCACTCGGACGAGGGCCTCGTGCGGGACAGCGAGGGCTGGCGGTACGTGCCCGAGCTGGTCCGCCGGGAGAGCGAGCCGGTGGTGCACAAGAAGTACGGGGACTCCTTCGAGGACACGGAGCTGGAGGAGGTGCTCGCGGGGCGCGGTGTGGGGCGGGTCGTGGTGACCGGCGCGCAGACCGACATGTGCGTGCGCTCCACGCTCCACGGCGCCTTCGTCCGGGGGTACGACGTGACGCTGGTCGGCGACGCGCACACGACGGAGGATCTCACGGCCCATGGGGCACCGGCCCCCGAGCAGGTCATCGCCCACACCAACCTCTACTGGGGTTTCCACAACGGCCCGGGCCGCCGGGCGGAGACGGTCGGGACGAAAGAGGTGACGTTCACGGCGGCGGCCCCGGCCGGCACCGAGGGCTGA
- a CDS encoding MFS transporter gives MDAPQTTARSGGVVATLALAGITAAIMQTLVTPLLPELPQILHTSSANAAWVITITLLVGGVCVPISGRLGDLLGKRRMLLACAVPLIAGSVVCALSSSVTPMIIGRGLQGMGMGMVPLGIALLRDVVPMEKLSSSIALVSASMGIGGGLGLPIAAAVAQYANWRVLFWGSAGLAVVVAVLIWFMIPDVPAGAKGQRFDVPGALGLAVGLVSLLLAISEGADWGWGSATTLGLFALAVVALAGWGWWERRTTDPLIDLRTAAVPRVLLTNAASIFVGFAMYASMLVMPQLLQFPEATGYGLGQSMLAAGLWMAPGGVMMMFVSPLGGKLTNAQGPKFTLVCGALVIAVGYGVSMPLMGSAWGLMVVGIVINSGVGLAYGAMPALIMSSVPLNETAAANGFNTLMRSLGTSIGSAVIGVILAQMTTTLGGHSFASESGFRTALLVGGGLALVSALIAAVIPAVRGGGSGGAEAAPAVPAKEAAVEG, from the coding sequence ATGGACGCCCCCCAGACCACGGCCCGTTCGGGCGGCGTGGTCGCCACGCTGGCCCTGGCCGGCATCACGGCAGCGATCATGCAGACGCTGGTCACCCCGCTCCTCCCGGAGCTGCCGCAGATCCTGCACACCTCGTCGGCGAACGCCGCCTGGGTCATCACCATCACCCTGCTCGTCGGCGGTGTGTGCGTGCCGATATCCGGCCGCCTCGGCGATCTGCTGGGCAAGCGCCGGATGCTGCTCGCGTGCGCCGTGCCGCTGATCGCGGGCTCGGTGGTGTGTGCGCTGTCGTCCTCGGTGACGCCCATGATCATCGGGCGGGGTCTGCAGGGGATGGGCATGGGCATGGTGCCGCTCGGCATCGCCCTGCTGCGGGACGTGGTCCCGATGGAGAAGCTCAGCTCCTCCATCGCGCTGGTCAGCGCCTCCATGGGGATCGGCGGCGGGCTCGGCCTGCCGATCGCCGCGGCCGTCGCGCAGTACGCGAACTGGCGCGTGCTGTTCTGGGGTTCGGCCGGTCTGGCCGTCGTCGTGGCGGTCCTGATCTGGTTCATGATCCCGGACGTCCCGGCGGGCGCGAAGGGCCAGCGCTTCGACGTGCCCGGCGCGCTCGGTCTCGCCGTCGGTCTGGTCTCCCTGCTGCTGGCGATCTCCGAGGGCGCCGACTGGGGCTGGGGCTCGGCCACCACGCTGGGTCTGTTCGCGCTGGCCGTCGTCGCGCTGGCGGGCTGGGGCTGGTGGGAGAGGCGCACCACCGATCCGCTGATCGACCTGCGCACCGCTGCCGTCCCGCGGGTGCTGCTCACCAACGCCGCCTCGATTTTCGTCGGCTTCGCGATGTACGCGAGCATGCTGGTCATGCCGCAGCTGCTGCAGTTCCCCGAGGCCACCGGGTACGGGCTGGGGCAGTCGATGCTCGCGGCCGGCCTGTGGATGGCGCCCGGCGGCGTCATGATGATGTTCGTCTCGCCGCTCGGCGGGAAGCTCACCAACGCCCAGGGCCCGAAGTTCACGCTGGTCTGCGGCGCGCTGGTGATCGCCGTGGGGTACGGCGTCTCCATGCCGCTGATGGGTTCGGCGTGGGGGCTGATGGTCGTCGGCATCGTCATCAACAGCGGGGTGGGGCTGGCCTACGGGGCGATGCCCGCGCTGATCATGAGTTCGGTGCCGCTCAACGAGACGGCCGCCGCGAACGGTTTCAACACGCTGATGCGCTCGCTGGGCACCTCGATCGGTTCCGCCGTCATCGGCGTGATCCTCGCCCAGATGACCACGACGCTGGGCGGTCACTCCTTCGCCTCCGAGTCCGGGTTCCGCACGGCGCTGCTGGTCGGCGGCGGACTCGCGCTGGTCTCCGCGCTGATCGCGGCGGTCATCCCGGCGGTGCGCGGCGGCGGGTCGGGCGGAGCGGAAGCCGCCCCCGCCGTGCCGGCCAAGGAGGCGGCGGTCGAGGGCTGA
- a CDS encoding MarR family winged helix-turn-helix transcriptional regulator, producing the protein MDSPAHEVEYEQMLLSRHTFLNKGGGRRKDGVLERSAYILLSRIRVQGPMSIGELSDAFGLDASTLNRQTAAAMRAGLVERIPDPEGGMARKFRLTDKGGRLLDEEREGIVRSLDQVMADWSDDDIAAFASYLKRFNTGIERIGGRPWPRP; encoded by the coding sequence ATGGACAGTCCGGCGCACGAGGTCGAGTACGAGCAGATGCTGCTCAGCCGCCACACCTTCCTGAACAAGGGCGGCGGCCGTCGCAAGGACGGCGTGCTGGAACGCAGCGCCTACATCCTGCTCAGCCGCATCCGGGTGCAGGGGCCCATGTCCATCGGCGAGCTCAGCGACGCCTTCGGGCTCGACGCCTCCACCCTCAACCGGCAGACCGCCGCCGCGATGCGCGCCGGACTGGTCGAACGCATCCCGGACCCCGAGGGCGGGATGGCCCGCAAGTTCCGCCTCACCGACAAGGGCGGCCGGCTCCTCGACGAGGAGCGCGAGGGGATCGTCCGCTCGCTCGACCAGGTGATGGCCGACTGGTCAGACGACGACATCGCCGCCTTCGCGTCCTACCTCAAGCGGTTCAACACCGGCATTGAACGGATCGGCGGCCGTCCCTGGCCCCGGCCCTGA